acggaactatgctccagaactagagttgcagatgtaggcgtcaagaccgctaagcttaagtgggactgggcgggacatgtctgtcatTGATAGGTATGTAACCGGGAGCGATAGCAAGTAAAACGACCGCTTGCATTGACGTCTGATTTATTACTGGCTTGGTAGGTAGATCACAAAACAAGCATACAGATCATATCCTCCATCATTAATTTGGGAACCTGTTAAACAAACAAACACTAATTAACAGGTgcttaaacttaaaaatacttcttAAAATCTACGTTGACCCTAGGACGCAAGCGTTGTTTGGCGGACGGCAAATCCTCATTATCATCAGCCGTGTTATGAGAATCAGCGACATGAGGCATTTCTCGTTCACCCTCTGTGTTAGCGTCCTCACAGTCATTCCACACCTCCCTTCCCTCTGCGGTTTCATTATTCTCACTTAACTCAATTTCTGGGAGCTCTCCGGTCGGTTCATGTTCAATGGTAGCCGAAGGTGGAGCAGGTGGGGGTGAAATTGATTGTGACTGTGACGTAACGGTTTCACTTATTAAATCGGAATTTCGTTCCGTGCCCTGACGCTTAAACATTTGGTCAACATGACGAACACATTCGGTATTATAATCAGCTACAAATACGCTATACATTCTACGGCCTATTGAATTTAGCACTTTTCCTTTTACCCAACTTTCTTTTCTATCAATATACCATCTAATCCATACTAAATCGCCGGTGCAAAATTGCCGACTAATATCAGAGGCTTCTTGCAACAAAAATGTTGGGTCATTATCTTTTGGCAGTAATAAGTCTAATCGTGTCCTTAATTCGCGACCAAACATTAATTTTGCAGGGGTCGCCCCCGTAGACGTATGTACAGTATTTCGGTATGTGAACAAATATTCCCGTAAGGAGTCATGTACCGTTTGTACtggcaaattttcttttaatattgattttaatatttttttacaaatttttacacTTATTTCGGCCTGGCCGTTACTACATGGGTGATAGATAGGAGACGTCATGTGTTTAATACCATTACTGGAACAAAATTCTCTGAATTCCGCGGAAGCAATTTTTACGTCATTGTCAGATACAAGCAAGTTAGGGATGCCAAAACATGAAAATATTTGCTTTAACTTGCCAATTAATGCCTTAGTTGCCGTTCCGTTTTCCATATGACAACACTCTATCCATTTACTGAACGCATCTACCAGTATCAAATACGTTCTAGAACCGATTACCATATAGTCGATGTGAACGCGTTGGAAGGGTGCGCCCGGGCGCGGCCACGACGCGGGCGGCGCTCTCGCCGGCGCGGCGCGCATCATGGCGCACGTCGCGCACGAGCCGGCCCTCTGCTCGATATCGTTATCTATGCCTGGCCACCACATCCTACTTCGTGCATTACTTTTCATTTTTACAATTCCTAGATGTGAACTGTGCAATTCATCTAATATGCGTACCCTGAGTGCTGCGGGAACCACGACCTTGTGGCCCCGCAATAAGCACCCATTTTCATACTGTAAATCTGCCTTATTGCGGAAATAAGGAAGTATCAACGTACATTTGATTATCCTAGGCCAGCCCCGTTGCATGTACTTAATAACGGTTTGTAATTCATTATCAATTTCGGTCGCTTGCTGAATGTCTTTATGTAAAACGGCTGGTGAACATGAATTCAAAAACTTTAATGAGGAATAGGTGTCATGCTCatgatcacttttgcaacaagtATCCGCTAACGGTGCGCGAGAAAAATAATCGGCCACTACATTGTTATCGCCCGACGTATATTGCACATTGTAATTGTAAGCGGATAAAATTATTGCGTACCTTTGTAACCGCAGCGCTGTCGTCATTGAAATTCccgttttattattaaatatagatATCAACGGTTTGTGGTcagttttcaaaataaatgGATCGCTTCGACCGTACAAATACTGGTGAAATTTTTTTACTCCAAATATTATAGCCGTCGCTTCTTTGTGAAGTTGACTATAATTTTTTTCACTAGCCGAAAGTGACCTTGACGCAAAAGCGAGCGGCCGCTCGACTCCGGTGACGTCACGTTGACTAAGTACCGCTCCTAAGCCTGAGGGTCCCGCATCTACCCCCAAAACCAATTGTGCCATGGGGTCAAAATGGGCCAGGACTCTCTCCGAAGCCAACTCTCGTTTGACGCGTTGCGCAGCCTCTCGCTGACGCACACCCCACTCCCACTGAGCTTTCGCTCCGAGCAAATCGTATAAGGGTCGCAACACACTGGACGCATTAGGGATGAAATTCCTATAATAATTAATCATCCCCACCAAACGCCTAACTTCTGCCACATTGGTAGGATCAGGCGAGTCCAATATGGCCTTGACTTTAGCGAAACTACTTTGCAAACCACTTTTACTAATTGAGTAGCCGAGATAAGTTACAGAGTTTTGGAAAAACTCGCATTTTTCCTTTTGCAATCTAAGCCCTGCTTCATTTAACCTATgcaacactttttttaaacgatCCAGATGTGTTATTTTATCGGGGCCGGTAACACAGATGTCGTCGAGCCAACAACTTACTCCATCGATACCTGAAAGTAACATCTCCATAGACTTCTGAAATATAGCAGGTGCATTGGCCAATCCATACACAAGACGAGTGTATTTATACAAACCTTTCTGTGTATTGATGGTCGTGAGCTCTTGTGACTCGTCACTTAGTACAAATTGATTATAAGcgttttttaaatctattttgcTATAATGTTCACCCCCTCCTATTTTTGCAAATACTTCCTCTATTTTCGGTAGGGGATATGTATCAATAATCAGGTCTTTGTTGAGGGTCACCGAGAAATCGCCCGCAATCCTAACTTTTCCGTTTTCTTTTAATACCGGTACGATAGGGGTGGCATATTGTGAACAACTAACCGGTACCAAAATACCTAAACTGACTAATCTATCTAACTCACGTTCAACTTGCCCTTTTAATGCGAATGGAACTGCGCGAGGCTTAAAAAATTTCGGAACACTGTTAGGCTTTAATTGTAAatgtacttttaatttattaaacgtCCCTAACTCGTCTTGCCACAACTCGGGATATTGTTCCAATAATGAAGCCACATCGCCGTCAGCtgataagtttttattgtttacattttgCGTTAATGTCAAGTTAAATGCGGACATAAATTCCTTCCTAATAGGGGCGGGCCTCCGTTTTTGACTACAAAAACTCTTAATTCCTTAGTCTGTCCATTATAGGTCAtgtgacataaaaaaaaacccagaGGTTGAATTTTATGTCCGTCATACAAACACATCCTAATATCACTATCTAACAATTTATACCCTGAAAACATGTGATTATATAACTTTTCTGAAATAACACAGGTAGCAGACCCGCAATCAAGTTCCATTTGTAATTGTTGATTGCcaattaatacatttaattctATCGGCTTAGTAATTACATACCTTAAGTTAAACATTTGACATTCCTCACAATCATCTACCTCGCTGCGATTCAACGACGACGATTCGCCAGCGGAAACGTTATGCACTCGCGCACTTTCACCACAAACTTTCTTTAAGTGACCCTTTTTGCCGCACTTTTGACACTTATACGATTTATAACGACAATTGATTTCCGCGTGATTTTTCATTCCGCAAACCGTACACTGCTCGGACGTCGAGCGTGGATCCCGCTGACCGCTGCCGCTCGCGCTGGCGCGACCGCGCGCGCCTCTCGCGCCACCGCGATATCCACCCTCCGTTTGCGCTCTAAAAACGGGCTCCTCCTTTATTGTCGTTAATTTCGCTTCTCGGGCACTCTCCGTCTGTTCTGCCAACTCTAAAGCCTTGGCAAACGTTAATGATGATGGCCTTTGCTCGAATAGTTTATCGCGCACGGAACCTGAGCCCAGACCAAGCACGAAACGATCCCTAAGGTTCGTCTCCAGGGCAGAATCAAAATCGCAATAACTTGCCAGACCTCTTAATCTTGCCGCCCATTCGCTTAACGTTTCGCCTGCACTCTTCATCGCTCCGAAAAATTTCGCCTTATCCGCAAAAGTACACTGCTTTTGTTTGAAATGTCCATCGAGTAATAAAACCAGCGCGTCATAGGTTAAAGAATCTACCTCCGTCGGATGAGCTAAATTGCGCACTAACCGATAACTTTCATCCGACAATTGAGTAATCGTGATGGCACTTTTTTTCACTGCATCCGATATACCGTTCACGAGAAAAAACTTCGTTAACCGGCTCTTGAATATCGCCCACTCGGTAGTCTTATGATCGAAAATAGGCAAATTTCCTAAATACGACTGCGACATGATTTAAACGCGCGAAATATCCTCGTTAGCCAGATGATAGGTATGTAACCGGGAGCGATAGCAAGTAAAACGACCGCTTGCATTGACGTCTGATTTATTACTGGCTTGGTAGGTAGATCACAAAACAAGCATACAGATcacgcatgcacccggaaaggtgggccaaaatggttactgagtgggacccacggagcaccatagacggtgcaggccggggttcaggcaaaaaggagatggcgggacgacttggacgcattctatcccaaatggtgggaaaatgccgatgacagggtcgagtggagaaaacgaggggaggcctttgcccagcagtgggacaccaaagtaggctaataaaataaaaaatgtacctaataacATGATATCGGAGAGAAATTGATAGAATTTTCTTGCACAATTTATCTGTAGGTTCCGAAATGCAAAAACTTATTATGTTTTAAACTTTTGACCAAATCGGATTGACCTCTCGCAAAATTTTACAATTTCGCATCAAGATTAGAAACAAAAACTGCCTTTAGAAATAGGTACTTTCTTACATTACTTAGATACTTATTCCCCTTTTTAATCTTCGTGCGATTTAAGAATAGCCGTGGACTCATGAAAGTTTGATGATTGAAAAAGTCCGGCTCAATATGAAGAATTtgataataaagttttttattacATCGTTCGCGCTCCGTCTGCTATTTCTCCAGCTAAGCCTTGCTTATTCAGAATGCAATCGTCTTTATTCTACAGCTAGTAAACCTTGGGCATCCTAAGAAGCTTCAGACCCTGCTCGACCACCGTACATTTAATCAGTTTTTCACATCTTTGTTATTACGTTTTTATACTGAATTTAACGAACTGTTTAATGTAAAAAAGGCGTTCATAATATTATGCTGTTTTTCTAAGTCATAGCTTGATACAAATATTCCACACAGCATGTTGTATTTACATACCAAGTCTTTATGTTATATACctaattttaattcttttttaatttttattgcaaatgtaaTATGAATCAATGTTGGctggaataaatgtttttattattattatttataatgacaCCAACACTTTGTTCCATTCAAGTGGATGCAAAGTCAGCTACAACGGACTAGgtaatgttatgtatgtattgCAACTCCAGCATGCATGGTCATCGACCCTGCGCCTGCGGCCGCGATCAAGAGCGGCGCACACGCAGacgccgccggcgccgcgccgcgccgcgacgCGCCAGCTGCCAGACATGTCAAATGTGTGATACGACATGACAGCCCGATAAGAAGATACGCGCTTATAACTAAACTCTAATAGGAGCGTAAATGGGTAAAACAACTAACAATTTTAGGCGTTATgattatttatatcaaaaattcttaattttatatttatagacAGTCCTATCGACAAAAACATCCTGCATCCTGTCTTATTTATATTCCAAAATCACTGAGTTTATATCTCAACGAAATAAGTAAATCTGCTATCAAACCGCAATAAAAACATCGGTCGTCCAAATCAACATGTGGTTCTCGGATCCGTCTGTCCGTGTCCGTGTCCGTGTTTACGCTAGATTTGGACGGTATTTGTTTCGTAACGGCCCAGTTTacttggtaaataaatattcataatcTATTTATGAAGCCGCGGCCGTTTAACCCACTTTAATGGCCGACAAAGCTGCCAAACTGTCGGAAAACACAAAGACCGAAGCTTTTAACCGATTTCCTAACCGATCCAGATCGTATTGCTGTCGCCGCGTCGATATGataaatatcattttaaatttttactaccatatacattttataacgCTTTTAACAACTGGTAGGTACAtttgacgtcaaagatatgtttttgtttttctacgttagatttattttatttttatttatgttacgtTATTTGGCGTTGTGGATGTGGGCGTGAAGGACGCTAAGCTAAAATGGGACTGGACAGGGCACATCTGCCGAATGCACCCAGAACGCTGGGCCAAATTAGCCACGGactggatcccacaggatggatctcggggcagaggcagacccaaacggagatggcgggatgacctcgaTACATTCTGTGTGGAGTGGCGGGAATGTGCTTTGGATagagccaaagatagatataactccgtaatagatggatacagtctaaggaaaaaacgtgcctcgaaaatcacgaaaatttgattctcgatcaaatggcgccactacctttggcctactctcgtatagagggcgttgacggtttcgtttgttatttaacaattttaacgcatatcagtggaaggacatgggtcaacatcatcaaaaaataattaatgcaaataaaaaaatcatttatccatatttaaatacattttatcgtatttttataaatatttatttttagttttaaagtgtgtcgacagatggcagtgaatttactggggttacaaaatttactatgacagtaccgctctagtataagttactctatggatagagccaagtggcgggaaagaggggaggcctttgcccaacaGTGGTACACACTAAcaggctaataaaataaaataaaataataaaacaaaaatattaaattgctGACGTCCGACCTCAATTTTCTGGTGCTACTTCCTGCTACTATATATCgtcctccacatcgatttcgatggCAGCGACCCCAATAAGGAGGATTTATTTCTCTTGTATAGTATGCTATACAGTGTACTCTATTACAATCAAACTACAAGTCTGTCTTAAATTTTAAGCGTTCAAAGTCAAGGCGAATGCCACTATAATTAATGATACGTCtgagtttatttaaataaataaggcaACCCGTTCCTGCCGGAAGCATCCCAGCCACCCGACCTTCGGGTTTGGTCGACATTCCGCACTAAcgatacggacggacggacattcTCCAGTTATCGCTGGACGTTGGACTTGACACGCCGTGGCCGTAATGGCTAGGACCTTTAATGTATTCGTAATCCGTAACTGACGTTCAAAATGCCAGTATCTGACACGCTTTGTGTATTTACCGGGTCGTATaggttaaatattatttactcgtaatatcTCTATAACTTAAAATTTTTCATCTCTGTTATatgattatatcaaattttccGAATTAATGTAACTACCTATTTATTGTTtcctataaattgaaatagccACAGGGATTTCTTATATCCGCACGCAACCATACGATTGATATATTGAGTTGTCCTTATAGAGAAAATGTATTGTTTCAATTTGTTTCCTTTTATATCATGACATGTTAATAGGCAGATTTAGATGAGGCTTACATTAAAGTGAGATCTGTTTAATGaagattattttaaaaggcaataTCTAAAGTGGGATCAGATATTTTGGAACGTCCTTGATTGTAAGTAATGATGTGTTGATGGCTACGTTTACGAAGCGTCTGCACTATCTTGAGACCTGGTGGAGCAACTTTAGGCCAAATTTCTAAAGCAACAATCGAGTTTTGTATCAGCCGTGGACTTTGGTATCGAGACGGAATCATATTAAGTCGATTGTAATCTCGAGACAACATCTTGTAAGTCTAGTAGTATTAATACTCTCCCTGCCTCCAACTAAACGtagcaaaaataacaaattaaatctaccTTCTTATAGTGCACTTAATCCTCTCTACTTGTCTAGATATAGTTAGCAGTAGAAGTGGTAAGCTGTTCAATAAGCTCTTAGCACAACTTTATTGTCAAGAGACTTAGAGGAAGACAATGTTGAACCTCACACCCGTTAttaacttctgctgctgacttaTATATGATATATGGGCTTTTGGTTTTGGTCCCGAATCTTCGTTGAACTGCAGAACACattttataatcataataaatGGGCCCTAAATCATTACAGCGATTGCGCCGATAGCATGTGACGGTGACGTGAGCAAACTAGCGGCAATAAAGAATCCTGCTtgcatacaaattacaaatcagCCCTGACTCAGCGGTCAACGCACGAAATTGAAATTTCGGCCTCGACGCGCGCGCACCttcaacaaacattttgtactaCGCGACCGTATCACTAGTATAATCTGACCTGCAACCTCACCAACATGAGCTGACCATTGTTTATCGATACACGTTAATCTAaaagtaaataagtttttggcaaaaattaaatttttggtaagtacaagtttttatcgctgactgtacttttctttccacaggctactaatactcgtcgagacaattctaaaaaccccaaacacgatTAAGttgccacctcctgtctccatcatcagatcagctcgatggtacctaaatattgcattgtcacccgatttaCATGTGTGCAATGCAAactttcagcttcattggaaaccgGTAAGTAGGTCAAATTTAACAAGCAAGAtctgacccgtacaaacattatgtattagttacatacatacatcatacatacatacctaatacttacttacgtaggtatattaaaagtaggtaggtgtattagttttgtttgttactaacatttctatggactaattatgtcttatacaaataaatttgaattgcattgaattgaatattgcaagttaataaaaatcttGTAAAATGGCTCTCCCTGGGATTCTGAGTGAGATGCCAAGAAAATTTGCATGTTCATTACTTAACTTTTGATTGGTATTTTCTTGTAAACAATTGTCAATTTAATTTAGCCCCATGGAGAATTCAAacagtatatgtatgtaatgaCAGGTCAGACTACACAAGTTTTTAGGCGATGCGCATGAGTAGCGCAACAAGTGGCACAAGCGTAAGCGCCGGCGAAAGTGTAAACACC
This genomic stretch from Cydia strobilella chromosome 6, ilCydStro3.1, whole genome shotgun sequence harbors:
- the LOC134742287 gene encoding uncharacterized protein LOC134742287; its protein translation is MSQSYLGNLPIFDHKTTEWAIFKSRLTKFFLVNGISDAVKKSAITITQLSDESYRLVRNLAHPTEVDSLTYDALVLLLDGHFKQKQCTFADKAKFFGAMKSAGETLSEWAARLRGLASYCDFDSALETNLRDRFVLGLGSGSVRDKLFEQRPSSLTFAKALELAEQTESAREAKLTTIKEEPVFRAQTEGGYRGGARGARGRASASGSGQRDPRSTSEQCTVCGMKNHAEINCRYKSYKCQKCGKKGHLKKVCGESARVHNVSAGESSSLNRSEVDDCEECQMFNLRFPN